Proteins encoded by one window of Pyrinomonadaceae bacterium:
- a CDS encoding trypsin-like peptidase domain-containing protein codes for MYRITARQILVIALGSALFASVAVLGFQKLAQRFSPASAELSLANPENISDPATVTDEQNNIEVYKAVAPGVVYIQSTTMVRDFFGFSEEREGAGSGSVIDEQGHILTNFHVIENAERLSVHFGGGRNYPASVVGRDPDTDLAVIKLDEKPKEAITIVPFGDSDRLIVGQKVLAIGNPFGLDRTLTTGVISGLQRPIRANNRPIEGAIQTDASINPGNSGGPLLDSRGRMIGINSQIQSTSGSSAGVGFAIPVNIAKRIVPELIRTGSIQRPKLGIQPRDVEALSAQVQLPVNHGVLIWNVQPGGPAANAGLRGMVQTEEGDLELGDIIVGIGGERVGNNDDLYKVLNKHKIGETVNVEIYRGARRMTLPVRLTGVPPSTRRNMRE; via the coding sequence ATGTACAGAATAACGGCCCGCCAGATCCTGGTGATTGCTTTGGGTTCGGCGCTTTTCGCTTCAGTCGCGGTGCTCGGATTCCAGAAGCTGGCGCAACGGTTTTCCCCGGCCAGTGCCGAGCTTTCGCTGGCCAATCCCGAAAACATCTCTGATCCGGCGACGGTTACCGACGAACAGAACAATATTGAAGTTTATAAAGCCGTCGCGCCCGGCGTCGTCTACATTCAATCAACCACAATGGTGCGCGACTTCTTCGGCTTCAGTGAGGAGCGAGAGGGCGCCGGCTCGGGTTCAGTGATCGATGAGCAGGGTCATATCCTGACCAACTTTCACGTGATTGAAAACGCGGAGCGGTTATCAGTCCATTTTGGTGGCGGCCGAAACTATCCCGCCTCCGTCGTGGGCCGCGATCCGGATACGGACTTGGCGGTAATTAAGCTGGACGAAAAACCGAAAGAAGCGATCACGATTGTGCCCTTCGGTGATTCGGACAGATTGATCGTTGGGCAGAAGGTCCTGGCGATCGGAAATCCGTTTGGCTTGGATCGAACGTTGACCACGGGAGTCATCAGCGGTTTGCAGCGACCAATTCGCGCAAACAATCGCCCCATCGAAGGCGCGATCCAGACGGATGCGTCGATCAATCCCGGCAATTCAGGCGGACCATTGCTGGATTCGCGTGGTCGCATGATCGGCATTAACTCGCAAATTCAGTCAACGTCCGGCTCGTCAGCGGGCGTGGGCTTTGCGATTCCGGTCAATATTGCGAAACGCATTGTGCCTGAGTTGATTCGCACCGGATCAATTCAGCGGCCAAAACTTGGCATCCAGCCGCGTGATGTTGAGGCGCTCAGCGCGCAGGTGCAGTTGCCGGTTAACCACGGAGTCCTAATTTGGAATGTACAGCCGGGCGGTCCGGCGGCGAACGCGGGCTTGAGAGGTATGGTTCAGACCGAGGAAGGCGATCTCGAACTGGGCGATATCATTGTCGGTATTGGCGGCGAGCGCGTTGGTAATAACGACGACCTCTACAAAGTCTTAAACAAACATAAGATTGGTGAGACGGTCAACGTCGAGATTTACCGCGGCGCCCGACGCATGACTCTGCCGGTGAGATTAACTGGTGTTCCGCCATCGACGCGTCGCAACATGCGCGAGTAG
- a CDS encoding shikimate kinase, producing the protein MNTRRIVILGFMASGKTTVGEELARQLNCGFVDLDSFIGSREGRSPAEIITQDGQAAFRELETLALRDVLQDREAHVIALGGGTWLKAANRTMVALFDCITVWLDTPFETCWERISNSATVRPLAPNLETARKRFDERRAFYALAARRIAVESADNAERVVEKLFRET; encoded by the coding sequence ATGAACACACGGCGCATCGTTATACTCGGGTTCATGGCCTCCGGCAAGACGACCGTCGGCGAGGAACTCGCGCGGCAACTAAACTGCGGGTTTGTCGATCTCGATTCATTTATTGGCAGCCGCGAAGGCCGCTCGCCCGCCGAAATCATCACGCAAGACGGTCAGGCAGCATTCCGAGAGTTGGAGACCCTCGCGCTTCGAGACGTCCTTCAGGATCGGGAGGCGCATGTGATTGCTTTAGGCGGCGGCACGTGGTTGAAGGCTGCCAACCGCACTATGGTGGCGCTGTTTGATTGCATTACCGTTTGGCTGGATACGCCGTTTGAGACTTGTTGGGAACGGATCTCGAACTCGGCGACGGTTCGGCCGCTGGCGCCGAATCTCGAAACGGCGCGCAAACGTTTTGATGAGCGGCGCGCCTTTTATGCGCTGGCCGCGCGGCGGATCGCAGTGGAGTCCGCGGACAACGCAGAACGCGTCGTTGAAAAACTCTTTAGAGAAACGTAA
- a CDS encoding RtcB family protein, producing the protein MSKSISPPDQKTLADAHRWKQQARWHVDGYYAFQTADTGDVPVRLFLTSELLTLAEDNLYRQIVNATRFPGVKMVVITPDVHYGYGVPVGCVLITDYDSGAIAMGPVGYDIGCGMMSAKSNVTDDAATPEKRLQFNRAVMSRVAMGAGGKSRRFPNLSELEFADLVRGGAEHYVEKHGATFDRSRAERHRIPVDDDWQIPWGGKGRPERGLHQLGSLGGGNHFIELQREVNSNELFVQVHTGSRGFGHGLATNYFELAKTEKPHEIRDIDLGYFTPDSRHYRDYLNAVAAGGNYAILNRLIIFEQVAEAFRETFNSDLELIYEISHNLVQKEWHPEFDDVWVHRKGATRAFPAGYPLLKGTLWEDSGHPVLIPGSNKDFSYILRPLPGAVKSGYSVNHGAGRRLSRSQAAKTLSQRAIDDEYAEAGILVNVDGRVPIDESSECYKSSEEVIKAVVDAGLAEIQYQLWPVASLKGVEEGSRWRKKKRGRSPQSSSAHF; encoded by the coding sequence GTGAGCAAATCCATTTCACCGCCTGATCAGAAGACGCTGGCCGACGCGCATCGTTGGAAACAGCAAGCGCGCTGGCACGTTGACGGGTACTACGCTTTCCAGACCGCAGACACTGGGGATGTGCCGGTGCGTCTGTTTCTTACCAGCGAACTCCTCACACTCGCGGAAGACAATCTCTATCGGCAAATCGTTAACGCGACGCGCTTCCCGGGCGTGAAGATGGTCGTGATCACGCCCGATGTGCATTACGGCTACGGCGTCCCGGTCGGCTGCGTGCTGATTACCGACTACGACAGCGGCGCGATTGCGATGGGGCCGGTCGGTTACGACATTGGCTGCGGGATGATGAGCGCTAAATCCAACGTGACTGACGACGCAGCGACGCCGGAAAAGCGTCTGCAATTTAATCGAGCAGTGATGTCGCGCGTGGCGATGGGCGCCGGCGGCAAGAGCCGTCGCTTCCCAAATCTTTCCGAGCTTGAATTCGCGGACCTCGTGCGCGGCGGCGCCGAACACTACGTCGAGAAGCATGGCGCGACTTTCGATCGCAGCCGCGCTGAACGCCACCGCATTCCGGTCGATGACGATTGGCAGATTCCCTGGGGCGGCAAAGGCCGGCCTGAACGAGGTCTGCATCAGCTCGGCAGTCTCGGCGGCGGCAACCACTTCATCGAGCTTCAGCGCGAAGTGAACTCAAATGAACTGTTCGTGCAGGTGCACACCGGCAGCCGCGGCTTCGGTCACGGCCTGGCCACAAACTATTTCGAGTTGGCGAAGACAGAAAAGCCTCATGAAATTCGCGACATCGATCTCGGCTACTTCACTCCTGATTCAAGACACTATCGGGATTATCTGAATGCGGTGGCGGCCGGCGGGAACTATGCGATTCTCAATCGGCTGATCATCTTCGAGCAGGTTGCCGAAGCTTTCCGCGAAACCTTCAATTCCGATCTCGAATTGATTTACGAGATCAGTCACAACCTCGTGCAGAAGGAATGGCATCCGGAATTCGACGACGTCTGGGTGCATCGCAAAGGCGCGACGCGCGCGTTCCCTGCCGGCTATCCGCTGTTGAAGGGAACACTGTGGGAAGACTCCGGTCATCCGGTTTTGATCCCCGGCAGCAACAAAGATTTCAGTTACATCCTGCGGCCGCTGCCGGGCGCCGTTAAGAGCGGCTACTCAGTCAATCATGGCGCAGGCCGGCGGTTGTCGCGTTCGCAAGCCGCAAAGACTCTGTCGCAGCGAGCGATTGACGATGAATATGCTGAAGCAGGCATCCTCGTAAACGTTGACGGCCGCGTGCCGATCGACGAATCGTCGGAGTGCTACAAATCATCCGAAGAAGTAATCAAGGCGGTCGTCGATGCCGGTCTCGCGGAAATTCAATATCAGTTGTGGCCGGTCGCGTCGCTGAAAGGTGTCGAGGAAGGATCGCGTTGGCGGAAGAAGAAGCGCGGCCGTTCGCCGCAATCGTCGAGCGCACATTTCTAG
- a CDS encoding histidine triad nucleotide-binding protein: protein MSEQDCLFCKIINGTAAADVVFQDARCVVIRDLSPQAPTHVLVMPREHLESLDDASQKDELLLGHLLRVAAKVAYEHGLSDSGGYRTVINTGSGAGQSVFHLHIHVLGGREMTWPPG, encoded by the coding sequence ATGAGTGAACAAGATTGCCTTTTCTGCAAAATCATAAACGGAACCGCCGCCGCGGACGTGGTGTTTCAGGACGCCCGTTGCGTGGTCATTCGCGACCTTAGTCCTCAGGCTCCGACGCACGTGCTGGTCATGCCGCGCGAGCACCTCGAGTCGCTAGACGATGCTTCACAAAAGGATGAGCTGCTACTTGGTCATCTGCTGCGCGTCGCCGCGAAAGTAGCATACGAGCACGGCTTGAGTGACAGCGGCGGATATCGCACTGTTATCAACACGGGAAGCGGCGCCGGCCAATCAGTCTTCCACCTTCATATTCACGTGCTGGGCGGGCGCGAGATGACCTGGCCGCCGGGCTGA
- a CDS encoding radical SAM protein has translation MRILLYNPDNGVTHNFMPHLWMFLLKTLTPAEHEVLLIDGNARPMDENQLVEFIRTENIGLVGIGAMTRMIARAYKMADAIRAAGVPVVMGGPHVTEVPDEALGRDGGPRHADAVALGEADETWPQIVMDAERGQLKDIYAPLDETGKERKPSLQPYPEIPWDKMDLDQFDLIPKPLRALLKRQGSGWGSVHMIPIESGRGCPYGCEFCTVTGFFGDSIRFRSNESVVNELLRLKRHARENRQQAMVFFIDDNFAISIKRTKSLLRDIIAANAQLPWIAQISANLLRDEELVDLIAASDGKWIFIGMESIDSANLADVNKSFNKPAEYEAVLNRLADRGIYAITSFIFGLDNDTLGVADRTLQAIESWPPGLPIFGQLTPFPSTPLYQRLLKGDRLTRPKHWLDFAPFHMAHTPLKMSIEEVHSELNKAWVKSYSPERNASAVESIKDRPIGYRIMHLVTRLIFRGIYFPQMGKRAWVKLLFANRGLIYSLGREGLFGKRPVERSTQVPAGVPITES, from the coding sequence ATGCGAATATTACTGTACAACCCCGATAACGGGGTCACTCACAATTTCATGCCACACCTGTGGATGTTTCTGCTGAAGACATTGACTCCGGCGGAACACGAGGTCCTCCTGATTGATGGCAACGCCCGCCCCATGGACGAGAATCAACTCGTCGAGTTCATCCGCACGGAAAATATTGGCCTCGTCGGAATTGGCGCGATGACGCGGATGATCGCCCGCGCCTACAAGATGGCTGATGCGATTCGCGCGGCGGGGGTGCCGGTGGTCATGGGCGGTCCGCATGTTACTGAGGTGCCGGATGAGGCCCTCGGTCGTGACGGCGGTCCGCGGCATGCTGACGCGGTTGCGTTGGGTGAAGCGGATGAAACCTGGCCGCAGATCGTCATGGACGCTGAGCGTGGACAATTGAAAGACATATACGCGCCACTCGACGAGACGGGTAAGGAACGAAAACCAAGTTTGCAGCCCTATCCGGAGATTCCGTGGGACAAGATGGATTTGGATCAGTTCGATCTGATCCCGAAACCCCTCCGAGCGCTACTCAAACGCCAGGGGTCGGGCTGGGGATCGGTACATATGATTCCGATCGAGTCCGGCCGCGGCTGTCCCTACGGCTGCGAGTTCTGCACGGTGACGGGGTTCTTCGGGGATTCGATTCGATTTCGAAGTAACGAAAGCGTTGTCAACGAACTGCTGCGGTTAAAGCGGCACGCGCGAGAAAACCGCCAGCAGGCCATGGTGTTTTTTATTGACGACAATTTTGCGATCAGTATCAAGCGCACGAAATCGCTGTTACGTGACATCATTGCGGCCAACGCGCAACTACCGTGGATCGCGCAGATCAGCGCGAACCTTTTGCGTGACGAAGAATTGGTTGATCTGATTGCGGCCTCGGACGGCAAGTGGATCTTCATCGGCATGGAATCAATCGATTCCGCTAATCTGGCCGATGTGAACAAGAGCTTCAACAAGCCGGCCGAATACGAAGCGGTGCTGAACCGGCTCGCCGATCGCGGCATCTATGCCATCACCTCTTTCATCTTTGGTCTGGATAACGACACGCTGGGCGTCGCCGATCGAACGTTGCAAGCGATCGAATCATGGCCGCCGGGCTTGCCGATCTTTGGCCAGCTCACACCGTTTCCTTCAACGCCACTCTATCAGCGGCTGTTAAAGGGCGACCGGCTCACGCGGCCGAAACATTGGCTCGATTTCGCGCCCTTTCACATGGCGCACACGCCGTTAAAGATGAGCATTGAGGAAGTGCACTCGGAATTAAATAAAGCCTGGGTCAAGTCCTATAGCCCTGAGAGAAATGCGAGTGCAGTTGAATCGATCAAAGACAGGCCGATTGGCTATCGAATCATGCACCTGGTCACGCGATTGATTTTTCGCGGCATCTATTTCCCGCAAATGGGCAAACGCGCGTGGGTGAAACTGTTGTTCGCAAATCGGGGGCTGATCTATTCCCTGGGTCGTGAAGGGCTCTTTGGCAAGCGACCAGTGGAACGCTCAACGCAGGTGCCTGCCGGGGTTCCCATAACTGAAAGCTGA
- a CDS encoding DUF5658 family protein, producing the protein MGALAKSITLFLLNWLDAQLTLIWVRSEIATEANNLMAQLLNIGDAPFLLTKLAIGAFSAYVLYRCAHLTIARRGMKLALTVYGALMLVHAATGLSAMGWAEPLAMVSLVSELPFTVLSIFS; encoded by the coding sequence ATGGGAGCCTTGGCCAAAAGCATCACGCTCTTTCTTCTGAACTGGCTCGACGCGCAACTCACCTTGATCTGGGTCCGCTCTGAGATCGCAACCGAAGCAAACAATTTAATGGCGCAACTGCTCAACATCGGCGATGCGCCTTTCCTGCTGACGAAGCTCGCCATCGGCGCATTCTCAGCCTATGTGTTGTATCGCTGTGCACACCTGACGATCGCGCGACGCGGAATGAAGCTGGCGCTCACCGTTTACGGCGCCCTCATGCTCGTGCATGCCGCAACCGGCCTCTCGGCGATGGGCTGGGCTGAGCCGCTGGCCATGGTCTCGCTGGTAAGCGAACTGCCTTTCACCGTCCTTTCAATCTTTTCGTAA
- the prmC gene encoding peptide chain release factor N(5)-glutamine methyltransferase: protein MTERKHDLVSISIIQAQATGAESLRAAGVIDPRLEAGSLLAHALRHNRTYVITHGNDLLTGEQFERFRVLIARRAAGEPLQYIVGFQEFFKLSFEVTPDVLIPRPETELVVEAALELADRERSLSILDVGTGSGCIAISLLHELNQASAVATEISPNALEVARRNAERHNVGDRVTFIKADSLALLDQRAAFSLVVSNPPYIPAGDIATLQREVREHEPLTALVSGADGLDHIRVLLRETPPVLHHSGYFIFEIGFGQSDAVEQLVDHEIWHLIEVKKDLQGIPRTVVLQKR from the coding sequence ATGACTGAACGAAAACACGACCTGGTTTCGATCTCGATCATTCAGGCGCAGGCGACCGGCGCCGAGTCGTTACGGGCAGCCGGCGTAATAGATCCGAGGCTGGAAGCCGGATCGCTGTTGGCGCATGCGCTGCGCCACAACCGCACGTACGTCATCACGCATGGTAACGACCTGTTGACCGGCGAGCAGTTTGAACGATTTCGGGTATTGATCGCGCGACGAGCCGCCGGTGAGCCGTTGCAATACATCGTCGGCTTTCAGGAGTTCTTCAAGCTGAGCTTTGAAGTGACGCCTGACGTTTTGATTCCGAGACCCGAGACAGAACTGGTCGTTGAAGCCGCGCTCGAACTTGCGGACCGTGAAAGATCTCTTTCAATCCTCGACGTCGGCACCGGTTCGGGTTGCATCGCGATCTCGTTGTTGCATGAATTGAACCAGGCGAGCGCGGTGGCTACGGAAATCTCGCCGAACGCACTGGAAGTTGCGCGCAGAAACGCGGAACGACACAACGTCGGTGATCGAGTGACGTTTATTAAGGCTGATTCCCTTGCGCTGTTGGATCAGCGCGCGGCTTTTTCACTTGTCGTGTCGAATCCGCCGTACATCCCCGCGGGCGACATCGCGACTTTGCAGCGCGAAGTTCGCGAGCACGAACCTCTAACGGCGTTAGTGTCTGGCGCCGATGGACTTGATCACATCCGCGTGCTGTTGCGCGAGACGCCGCCGGTGCTGCATCACTCTGGCTATTTTATTTTTGAGATTGGGTTCGGCCAGAGTGACGCCGTCGAACAACTAGTCGATCACGAAATCTGGCATTTAATTGAAGTGAAGAAAGACCTGCAGGGCATTCCGCGCACCGTAGTGCTGCAAAAACGATGA
- a CDS encoding tetratricopeptide repeat protein, whose protein sequence is MGSETLLKPDGSVANSERSVEVACRAAKELQNIGEYEAAFDAIAAFWPGIGERPHTAGLPKAEGAELVLRAGALAGWLGSSRQVPGAQQFAKDLISESIKSFEELELSEKVAEAQTNLAVCCWREGAMDEARVLFQAALSKAENPVNTLRILVNSTIVEVSTNHLNDALTLLDRAAAILDNVKDDAALGCYYMQRGIVMRRRGGIENLDRALLDHAAARVHFEKANHRRYFARAQNNLGVIMLELGRYDEALETLEDARRTFADLDDVGTAAQVDETRARVYVAQQRYAEAEKLARASVSVLERGGEQSLLVESLQTLGVAQARQQRHQAAMATLRRAVEVAETAGDPESAGRALLTLVEELHEYLPADEISRAYSEADRKLGEDIGRETLTRLRACARFIGSEPSLLAQPARTLATFEEEVRQFESTLIRQALEEANGSVTRAARTLGLTHQGLCYIINHRHRSLLSARAPIRVRRKTVIKKHK, encoded by the coding sequence ATGGGGTCTGAAACTCTGTTGAAGCCGGACGGCAGCGTGGCGAATTCGGAAAGGAGCGTTGAGGTCGCATGTCGAGCCGCGAAGGAGTTGCAAAACATCGGCGAGTACGAGGCGGCCTTTGATGCGATTGCCGCGTTCTGGCCCGGCATCGGTGAACGGCCGCACACAGCGGGCCTGCCGAAAGCAGAAGGGGCGGAACTGGTGCTGCGCGCCGGCGCGCTGGCGGGTTGGCTCGGTAGTTCGCGTCAAGTTCCCGGCGCGCAACAATTCGCGAAGGACTTAATCAGCGAGAGCATAAAAAGTTTCGAAGAACTTGAACTGAGTGAAAAGGTCGCGGAGGCACAGACGAACCTGGCGGTTTGCTGTTGGCGCGAGGGCGCGATGGACGAAGCCCGCGTTTTGTTTCAGGCGGCGCTGTCGAAAGCGGAGAATCCAGTCAATACCCTTCGCATTCTGGTCAACAGCACGATCGTCGAGGTCTCGACAAATCATCTGAATGACGCGCTGACGTTGCTCGATCGCGCCGCCGCTATTTTGGATAACGTAAAAGACGACGCAGCGCTCGGGTGTTACTACATGCAGCGTGGCATCGTGATGAGACGGAGGGGCGGAATCGAAAACCTCGACCGCGCCTTGCTTGATCATGCAGCCGCGCGCGTACATTTTGAGAAGGCAAACCATCGTCGCTACTTCGCGCGCGCGCAAAACAACCTCGGCGTCATCATGCTTGAGTTAGGCCGGTACGATGAAGCGCTTGAGACTCTTGAAGATGCACGGCGCACTTTTGCCGATCTCGACGACGTGGGCACCGCCGCGCAAGTGGATGAAACGCGCGCCCGGGTCTACGTGGCCCAGCAGCGATACGCGGAAGCGGAGAAACTCGCGCGGGCATCTGTGTCGGTGCTTGAACGCGGCGGAGAGCAATCACTGCTGGTCGAAAGCTTGCAGACGCTGGGAGTAGCGCAAGCCCGGCAACAAAGGCATCAAGCGGCGATGGCGACTCTTCGCCGCGCCGTCGAGGTGGCCGAGACCGCCGGTGATCCGGAATCGGCGGGACGCGCGCTCTTAACGTTGGTCGAAGAACTCCACGAGTATCTTCCCGCCGACGAAATCAGCCGCGCATATTCTGAAGCCGATCGGAAGCTGGGTGAAGACATCGGGCGCGAAACTCTAACTCGCTTGCGGGCGTGTGCTCGATTTATCGGGTCCGAACCGTCTCTCCTCGCGCAACCAGCCCGGACCCTCGCTACCTTTGAAGAAGAAGTGCGTCAGTTTGAGAGCACGCTGATTCGCCAGGCGTTGGAAGAAGCCAACGGCAGCGTCACGCGCGCGGCTCGCACCCTCGGGTTAACGCACCAGGGCCTGTGCTACATCATCAATCATCGGCACCGGAGTCTGCTCAGCGCGAGGGCGCCCATTCGCGTGCGGCGCAAGACGGTAATCAAGAAGCACAAATGA
- the murA gene encoding UDP-N-acetylglucosamine 1-carboxyvinyltransferase, whose protein sequence is MEKFRIRGGNPLKGRVSISGAKNSALPCMAAAILTADTITLHNIPYVRDIITMRRLLEDIGGQVLTPELRTHKISAANVEVMTAPYELVKTMRASVLALGPLLARFGKARVSLPGGCAIGARPIDLHLAAFTKMGAEVFLEAGDVVARAPEGGLTGGAIEFEKISVTATENVMMAAALARGKTVLHNAAREPEVRDLAELLNKMGGRVRGAGTPKIEIEGVERLSGAQHTIIPDRIETGTFIVAGAITKGDLEIRDCNPEHCNRIIGKLRDVGVEIEEINQSTLRVTAGKTIRAGDLKTEEYPGFATDMQAQYMTLMTQANGRSEITETIFENRFMHASELQRMGARIQVSHDKAVVEGPAKLIGARVQASDLRASASLVLAGLIADGETTIDRVYHIDRGYEKIETKLKALGADIERVRESVTSPLTPEEGVVAA, encoded by the coding sequence GTGGAAAAGTTTCGCATTCGCGGTGGCAATCCTTTGAAAGGTCGCGTCTCGATCAGTGGCGCGAAAAACTCGGCGCTGCCTTGCATGGCGGCGGCGATTCTCACCGCCGACACGATCACGCTGCACAACATTCCCTATGTGCGCGACATCATCACCATGCGGCGTTTGTTGGAAGACATCGGCGGACAGGTGCTCACGCCCGAACTGCGCACGCACAAGATTTCCGCCGCGAATGTTGAAGTGATGACCGCGCCGTACGAATTGGTAAAGACAATGCGCGCATCGGTGCTCGCACTGGGGCCTTTGCTGGCGCGTTTCGGGAAAGCGCGGGTGTCGCTGCCGGGCGGATGCGCGATCGGCGCGCGGCCGATAGATTTGCATCTCGCCGCCTTTACGAAGATGGGCGCGGAAGTTTTTCTCGAGGCGGGCGACGTCGTGGCGCGTGCGCCCGAGGGCGGTTTGACTGGGGGAGCAATTGAATTCGAAAAAATTTCGGTCACCGCCACGGAAAACGTGATGATGGCGGCGGCCCTCGCCCGCGGCAAGACGGTGCTTCACAACGCGGCGCGCGAACCGGAGGTGCGCGATCTCGCCGAGTTACTAAATAAGATGGGCGGTCGCGTGCGCGGCGCGGGTACGCCAAAAATCGAAATTGAAGGCGTCGAACGTTTAAGTGGCGCGCAACACACGATCATTCCCGATCGAATTGAAACCGGCACCTTCATTGTTGCCGGCGCGATCACGAAAGGCGATTTGGAAATCAGGGATTGCAATCCGGAGCATTGCAATCGAATCATCGGCAAGCTGCGTGACGTGGGCGTAGAGATTGAAGAGATCAATCAAAGCACCCTGCGCGTCACCGCCGGGAAAACAATCCGCGCCGGCGATCTCAAAACTGAGGAGTACCCCGGGTTCGCCACCGATATGCAGGCCCAGTACATGACGCTGATGACGCAGGCGAACGGCCGTTCGGAAATCACCGAAACGATCTTCGAAAATCGTTTTATGCACGCTTCCGAGTTGCAGCGCATGGGTGCGCGCATTCAGGTCAGCCACGACAAGGCGGTCGTTGAAGGGCCGGCAAAACTAATCGGCGCGCGCGTGCAAGCTTCAGATTTGCGCGCGTCAGCCTCGCTCGTACTGGCGGGATTGATCGCGGACGGCGAAACCACCATCGATCGCGTCTATCACATCGATCGCGGCTACGAAAAGATCGAAACTAAATTGAAAGCGCTCGGCGCGGACATTGAGCGCGTGCGTGAATCGGTCACCTCACCTTTGACGCCCGAGGAAGGTGTTGTGGCCGCCTGA
- the aroA gene encoding 3-phosphoshikimate 1-carboxyvinyltransferase, with protein sequence MIIHPAKRIVGKLEMPGDKSISHRAAMIAALANGTSLIRNFSTSEDCAATLRCLEQLGVSIARKSDGLVIKGVGARGLRAPKEPLDCGNSGTTMRLLAGVLAGQDFETTLTGDESLRSRPMQRIIEPLGMMGAEIHSNDGRPPLTIRGRNPLRPIDYELLVSSAQVKSAILLAGLNARGQTKVTEQTPTRDHTERMLRWFGVTVEEGDAFKEGQTFAAVTGPASLTAREVLVPGDISSAAYFIAAAALLEGSLLETANVGLNPSRVAFLSVVKLSGLTVNFQDMREQCNEPVGIVRVEGPLTTKESTDTPLMINGERIAGLIDELPLLAVIGSQLVGGIEIRDARELRVKESDRIAATVAGLRAMNAEVEEFEDGLRVAGRTRLRGARIDSRGDHRIAMSFAVAGLLAEGETEIEDAECVSVSFPEFFELLESVVE encoded by the coding sequence GTGATCATTCATCCCGCCAAAAGAATCGTTGGCAAGCTTGAGATGCCGGGCGATAAATCGATTTCCCATCGCGCGGCGATGATTGCCGCTTTAGCCAACGGCACTTCGCTCATCCGGAACTTTTCGACGAGTGAAGATTGCGCGGCGACATTGCGCTGTCTTGAGCAACTGGGCGTTTCAATTGCTCGCAAAAGCGACGGGTTGGTTATTAAGGGCGTTGGGGCGCGGGGATTACGTGCGCCGAAAGAGCCCCTGGATTGCGGGAACAGCGGCACGACGATGCGCCTGCTGGCTGGCGTTCTCGCGGGACAGGATTTCGAGACGACTTTGACCGGAGATGAATCGCTGCGCTCGCGGCCGATGCAGCGAATCATTGAGCCGCTGGGGATGATGGGCGCAGAGATTCATTCGAACGATGGCCGCCCGCCGCTTACCATCCGCGGCCGCAATCCTTTGCGACCGATCGATTACGAACTACTAGTTTCGAGCGCGCAGGTTAAGTCGGCGATTCTGCTGGCGGGTCTTAACGCCAGGGGTCAAACGAAAGTCACCGAGCAGACGCCGACCCGTGATCACACCGAACGAATGCTGCGCTGGTTTGGTGTTACTGTCGAAGAGGGAGATGCGTTTAAAGAAGGCCAGACATTCGCCGCGGTAACGGGTCCTGCGAGTCTGACGGCGCGCGAAGTGCTTGTTCCGGGCGACATTTCCTCGGCGGCGTATTTCATTGCCGCCGCGGCGTTGCTCGAGGGTTCGTTGCTCGAGACTGCAAACGTCGGACTTAATCCCAGTCGCGTCGCATTTCTTAGCGTCGTTAAGTTATCAGGCTTGACGGTCAACTTTCAGGATATGCGCGAACAATGCAACGAGCCGGTTGGAATCGTTCGCGTCGAAGGCCCGCTTACGACCAAAGAATCGACGGACACGCCATTGATGATTAATGGCGAGCGCATTGCTGGATTGATTGATGAGTTGCCGCTGCTCGCCGTCATCGGTTCCCAACTCGTTGGCGGTATCGAGATACGCGATGCCCGCGAGTTGCGCGTGAAGGAATCAGATCGCATCGCCGCGACAGTGGCGGGACTGCGAGCTATGAACGCGGAGGTGGAAGAATTCGAGGACGGACTGCGTGTCGCTGGGCGAACGCGCTTGCGCGGGGCGCGCATTGACTCGCGCGGCGATCACCGAATCGCGATGTCGTTCGCGGTTGCTGGACTGCTCGCTGAGGGCGAGACAGAAATCGAAGATGCTGAGTGCGTCAGCGTCTCTTTTCCCGAATTCTTTGAGTTACTCGAGTCTGTAGTTGAGTGA